The following is a genomic window from Triticum dicoccoides isolate Atlit2015 ecotype Zavitan unplaced genomic scaffold, WEW_v2.0 scaffold101482, whole genome shotgun sequence.
CAGCCATGGCAGCTCCGAGAGCACTCGTCCTCGGCGTCCTGCTGCTGATCGCCGTCTCCAACACCGAGGCGGCGTCCGTCGTCGTCGGCATGGCCAAGTGCGCCGACTGCACCAGGAAGAACATGAAGGCCGAGGAAGCCTTCAAGGGTAAGCGCTGATGTGCTACTCCATTGTGTGGCATTGCTGGGTTGACGCTTATCACCATTGTTCTGCCATGAACGTACCCCAGGTCTTCAGGTGGCGATCAAGTGCAAGAGCGTCCACGGCGACTACGAGAGCAAGGCGGTGGGTGCCCTCGACCGCACCGGCGCCTTCAGCGTGCCCCTGGCCGCCGACCTCCACGGTGCCAACTGCGTCGCTCAGCTCCACAGCGCTGCCTCCAACACGCCGTGCCTCGGCCAGGAGCCATCCAAGATCACGCCGGTGTCCGAGGGCACCACCTTCGGCGTTGTCGCCGGCGCCAAGACCAACGTGTTGGCATCGCCAGAGTGTGCGTCAGCGACCCTGCTCGGGCCGATCAAGAAGCACATCATCGAGCACTTCCACCACAAGAAGCCCGTGCCACCGAAGCCGGAGCCCAAGCCCCAGCCCCACCCAGACTACGGCCCGGTACCCAAGCCTGAGCC
Proteins encoded in this region:
- the LOC119342681 gene encoding proline-rich protein 4-like: MAAPRALVLGVLLLIAVSNTEAASVVVGMAKCADCTRKNMKAEEAFKGLQVAIKCKSVHGDYESKAVGALDRTGAFSVPLAADLHGANCVAQLHSAASNTPCLGQEPSKITPVSEGTTFGVVAGAKTNVLASPECASATLLGPIKKHIIEHFHHKKPVPPKPEPKPQPHPDYGPVPKPEPKPQPHPDYHPIPPTPTYGGGGGGGGYHGHH